Proteins from a genomic interval of Triplophysa dalaica isolate WHDGS20190420 chromosome 13, ASM1584641v1, whole genome shotgun sequence:
- the cep135 gene encoding centrosomal protein of 135 kDa isoform X2: MAMTTSAERKFINLRKRLDQLGYRQPLAIECLPLVEKLFSDLVHTTESLRNAKLAAGKTEKDSRNLDTILEPYKTDNARLVKENNELHLGLLKVKEEKDRISRELKAYIRKLEHETTDLKFLNNQYVHKVRSLEKDSKAKTERIFQLQEKNMQAVVQTPGGKKRSIPFRRQRMQTDELLPPSGPAPSSVAQPVDPYIADLLQVADDRIQELQNEVAQLMLDLERAQAGIKHLNNQVEERDKEIERLNRALDGGRPNDVISLEAQNISNEKLIAHLNLQIEYLQETNRSLEEKVEGLQQRKKTVSSEVADLSARNQELCQELTQVDQLAQQLEKDKEMVLETADMELQEAKKEIQRQLREIRNLEEVISTLRLDMADGDHEKDRLRDQLLELQEQNEKMEGLMNLFKEEKKRLHDKTERMTQADKEMILELERMRVKHGVCGKDPSPSRLDAFVKSLEEERDYYRQEVERYRTVKDRGNKSPTPSPGRGRSPRGRSSWNAQRDFADAELSRAVKERDELQSVLLGFEKHMEDIQTRVKLLTAERDQLSTQYQQAQEELRRVYMELESPELQSRTRDDRTQTELQRITAERDRLRDRLKGAQTTALTDREQEEIRILELENTVQMLEREKADLRTQVSVFKENRAAFEKELQARSTVMVQNAEEAVQQRAESCALRLLQEQMEQSLSDVQHRLSVKTNELQAAHQQIDKLEEKIAEFSRHGSSQKNEVTALQNAIASLDREKDTLQDAVDQKTESMVLLQEESHRKEKTLVEVRLTVTDLENSLDQLKGVLNSREREIASLRRQLDQSHEELSSISRDREVALRENRRLQEDLATMTRENQAVHAEMQDALNERDELKLRVHSYISEVARIESLMAAKEQENREMLKHFRSIHSESQDIELKLQQAEELNKSIRLELLSSDTERRHLRERVSLQDREIQEHLNAMQAYESQVSSLARAMSHLEEEVQTAQAEKASVLEDLASIRELCVKLDSSKAVTACQLTAKSMELERVTGELEDVRSEVEVLKKQLVSERLTVRNLEALLSTNRQKEFQTHLSASEKESELKVLKDRLTLADSKTAGHAREVSQLRGKVSQLQTEMDVLKRQLTTERFERERAVQEMRRQGLSFSSLRSSSPLSTSLSPRPVSPERSILRTPEHSIDKIPEK; this comes from the exons ATGGCCATGACGACCAGCGCAGAGCGGAAGTTCATCAATCTGCGCAAGCGTTTGGATCAGTTGGGCTACAGACAGCCGCTGGCCATTGAGTGTCTCCCACTGGTCGAGAAACTCTTCAG TGATCTGGTCCACACCACGGAGAGTCTCAGAAATGCCAAGCTTGCTGCAGGAAAGACAGAAAAGGACAGTCGGAATCTGGATACCATTCTGGAGCCGTATAAAACTGATAATGCTCGACTAGTCAAAGAGAACAATGAGCTGCATCTTGGGCTTCTGAAAGTGAAAGAGGAGAAGGATCGCATCAGCAGAG AGCTGAAGGCGTACATCAGAAAACTAGAGCATGAAACCACCGATCTGAAATTTCTTAATAATCAGTATGTTCACAAGGTGCGGTCCCTTGAGAAAGACAGCAAGGCCAAGACGGAGCGAATCTTTCAGCTACAGGAGAAGAACATGCAAGCTGTGGTTCAAACACCAG GTGGGAAGAAACGATCAATCCCGTTCAGACGCCAACGGATGCAGACAGATGAACTCCTCCCACCTAGTGGCCCCGCCCCTTCATCTGTGGCACAGCCAGTTGATCCATACATCGCTGACCTTTTGCAGGTGGCTGATGACAG GATCCAGGAGCTCCAGAATGAAGTGGCACAGCTGATGCTTGACCTGGAGAGAGCGCAGGCAGGAATCAAGCATCTCAATAATCAG GTGGAAGAGCGAGACAAAGAAATTGAACGTCTGAATCGAGCTCTTGATGGAGGTCGACCCAATGATGTCATTTCTCTGGAGGCTCAAAACATCAGCAATGAAAAGCTTATTGCTCATCTGAACCTACAG ATAGAATATCTGCAGGAGACAAACAGATCCCTGGAAGAGAAAGTTGAGGGACTGCAGCAGAGAAAGAAGACCGTTTCCAGTGAAGTTGCCGATCTGAGCGCTCGAAATCAAGAGCTGTGCCAGGAACTCACGCAAGTAGATCAGCTCGCCCAGCAGCTTGAGAAAGACAAAGAGATGGTTCTGGAGACTGCTGACATGGAGCTCCAAGAGGCCAAG aaagagattCAGCGTCAACTGCGGGAGATAAGGAACCTGGAGGAGGTCATCTCTACATTAAGACTG GATATGGCTGATGGAGATCATGAGAAAGACCGACTGAGAGATCAGCTCCTTGAACTTCAAGAACAGAATGAGAAGATGGAGGGACTCATGAACTTATTCAAAGAGGAGAAGAAGAGACTTCACGACAAAACCGAAAGGATGACACAGGCTG ATAAGGAGATGATTCTGGAATTGGAGCGAATGCGTGTAAAGCATGGGGTGTGTGGAAAGGATCCCTCTCCCTCCCGCCTGGACGCCTTTGTGAAAAGTTTAGAGGAGGAAAGGGATTATTACAGACAAGAAGTGGAGCGTTACCGCACTGTGAAGGACAGAGGGAACAAAAGCCCCACCCCTAGTCCAGGCAGGGGGAGGAGCCCAAGAGGTAGAAGCAGCTGGAATGCACAG AGAGATTTCGCAGATGCAGAGCTCTCACGTGCAGTAAAGGAGAGAGATGAGCTTCAGTCAGTGCTGCTGGGCTTTGAGAAACACATGGAGGACATCCAGACCCGAGTTAAACTACTGACTGCAGAGAGAGATCAGCTCAGCACTCAGTACCAGCAG GCTCAGGAGGAATTGAGACGTGTCTATATGGAGCTTGAGTCACCTGAACTCCAGAGCAGGACCAGAGACGACAGAACACAGACTGAACTCCAAAGAATTACtgcagagagagacagactcaGAGACAGACTCAAG GGTGCCCAGACTACAGCTCTGACAGACAGAGAACAAGAGGAGATCAGAATTCTTGAACTGGAGAACACCGTTCAGATG ctggaGCGAGAGAAGGCTGATCTGCGCACTCAAGTGTCTGTTTTTAAGGAGAATCGTGCTGCTTTTGAAAAAGAGCTGCAGGCTCGGTCTACAGTCATGGTACAGAATGCAGAGGAGGCGGTACAGCAAAGAGCTGAGAGCTGCGCACTGag attgCTACAGGAGCAGATGGAACAGTCTCTGTCAGATGTTCAGCACAGATTATCCGTGAAGACCAATGAACTACAAGCGGCCCACCAACAGATTGACAAACTAGAGGAGAAAATTG CTGAATTTAGTAGACATGGTTCGTCACAAAAGAATGAGGTTACAGCACTGCAGAACGCAATAGCATCACTAGACCGAGAAAAAGACACCCTGCAGGATGCAGTGGACCAGAAGACTGAAAGTATGGTACTGCTACAGGAGGAGAGTCATAGGAAG GAAAAGACTCTAGTCGAAGTCAGGTTAACCGTCACAGACTTGGAGAACTCTCTGGA TCAGCTGAAAGGGGTGCTAAACAGTCGCGAGCGGGAAATCGCCAGCCTCCGCAGACAGCTGGACCAGTCGCACGAGGAGCTGTCATCGATCAGTCGAGACCGAGAGGTCGCGTTGAGAGAAAACCGCAGATTACAGGAGGATCTGGCCACCATGACCCGAGAAAACCAG GCAGTGCATGCAGAGATGCAAGATGCTCTGAACGAGAGAGACGAACTGAAGCTTAGAGTTCACTCGTACATCTCAGAAGTGGCTCGGATAGAGAGCTTGATGGCTGCCAAG GAACAGGAAAACAGGGAGATGTTGAAACACTTCCGCTCCATCCACTCTGAATCACAGGACATTGAGTTGAAGTTACAGCAGGCTGAGGAATTAAACAAGTCCATCAGACTAGAGTTACTCTCGTCTgacacagaacgcagacacctGAGGGAAAGAGTCTCGCTGCAGGACAGAGAGATACAAGAG CACTTGAATGCTATGCAAGCATATGAATCTCAGGTGTCATCACTGGCACGGGCAATGTCTCATTTAGAAGAGGAAGTACAGACGGCTCAAGCTGAGAAAGCTTCAGTATTGGAAGATCTGGCTTCCATCAGGGAACTCTGTGTTAAGCTCGACTCCAGCAAAGCGGTCACGGCTTGCCAGCTAACTGCTAAAAGCATGGAGCTAGAAAGA GTGACGGGTGAACTGGAGGATGTGCGCTCGGAGGTGGAGGTTCTGAAAAAACAGCTGGTCAGTGAGAGGTTGACTGTTCGCAATCTGGAGGCCCTGCTGTCTACCAATCGGCAAAAGGAGTTCCAGACGCACCTAAGCGCCAGTGAAAAGGAGTCTGAGCTTAAAGTGCTGAAGGATCGCCTCACTCTTGCAGACAGCAAAAC GGCTGGTCATGCTCGAGAGGTTTCTCAGCTGCGTGGCAAAGTCTCTCAGCTGCAGACAGAGATGGATGTCCTTAAGAGACAGCTAACCACTGAGCGCTTTGAAAG AGAGAGAGCCGTGCAGGAGATGCGCAGACAAGGCTTGTCTTTCTCCTCTTTGCGTAGCTCGTCACCCCTCAGCACCTCCCTCAGTCCACGACCCGTTTCTCCTGAACGCTCCATCCTCCGCACACCAGAGCACTCCATAGACAAAATACCAGAAAAGTGA
- the cep135 gene encoding centrosomal protein of 135 kDa isoform X1 has protein sequence MAMTTSAERKFINLRKRLDQLGYRQPLAIECLPLVEKLFSDLVHTTESLRNAKLAAGKTEKDSRNLDTILEPYKTDNARLVKENNELHLGLLKVKEEKDRISRELKAYIRKLEHETTDLKFLNNQYVHKVRSLEKDSKAKTERIFQLQEKNMQAVVQTPGGKKRSIPFRRQRMQTDELLPPSGPAPSSVAQPVDPYIADLLQVADDRIQELQNEVAQLMLDLERAQAGIKHLNNQVEERDKEIERLNRALDGGRPNDVISLEAQNISNEKLIAHLNLQIEYLQETNRSLEEKVEGLQQRKKTVSSEVADLSARNQELCQELTQVDQLAQQLEKDKEMVLETADMELQEAKKEIQRQLREIRNLEEVISTLRLDMADGDHEKDRLRDQLLELQEQNEKMEGLMNLFKEEKKRLHDKTERMTQADKEMILELERMRVKHGVCGKDPSPSRLDAFVKSLEEERDYYRQEVERYRTVKDRGNKSPTPSPGRGRSPRGRSSWNAQRDFADAELSRAVKERDELQSVLLGFEKHMEDIQTRVKLLTAERDQLSTQYQQAQEELRRVYMELESPELQSRTRDDRTQTELQRITAERDRLRDRLKGAQTTALTDREQEEIRILELENTVQMLEREKADLRTQVSVFKENRAAFEKELQARSTVMVQNAEEAVQQRAESCALRLLQEQMEQSLSDVQHRLSVKTNELQAAHQQIDKLEEKIAEFSRHGSSQKNEVTALQNAIASLDREKDTLQDAVDQKTESMVLLQEESHRKEKTLVEVRLTVTDLENSLDQLKGVLNSREREIASLRRQLDQSHEELSSISRDREVALRENRRLQEDLATMTRENQAVHAEMQDALNERDELKLRVHSYISEVARIESLMAAKEQENREMLKHFRSIHSESQDIELKLQQAEELNKSIRLELLSSDTERRHLRERVSLQDREIQEHLNAMQAYESQVSSLARAMSHLEEEVQTAQAEKASVLEDLASIRELCVKLDSSKAVTACQLTAKSMELERVTGELEDVRSEVEVLKKQLVSERLTVRNLEALLSTNRQKEFQTHLSASEKESELKVLKDRLTLADSKTAGHAREVSQLRGKVSQLQTEMDVLKRQLTTERFERERAVQEMRRQGLSFSSLRSSSPLSTSLSPRPVSPERSILRTPEHSIDKIPEKSVSFKD, from the exons ATGGCCATGACGACCAGCGCAGAGCGGAAGTTCATCAATCTGCGCAAGCGTTTGGATCAGTTGGGCTACAGACAGCCGCTGGCCATTGAGTGTCTCCCACTGGTCGAGAAACTCTTCAG TGATCTGGTCCACACCACGGAGAGTCTCAGAAATGCCAAGCTTGCTGCAGGAAAGACAGAAAAGGACAGTCGGAATCTGGATACCATTCTGGAGCCGTATAAAACTGATAATGCTCGACTAGTCAAAGAGAACAATGAGCTGCATCTTGGGCTTCTGAAAGTGAAAGAGGAGAAGGATCGCATCAGCAGAG AGCTGAAGGCGTACATCAGAAAACTAGAGCATGAAACCACCGATCTGAAATTTCTTAATAATCAGTATGTTCACAAGGTGCGGTCCCTTGAGAAAGACAGCAAGGCCAAGACGGAGCGAATCTTTCAGCTACAGGAGAAGAACATGCAAGCTGTGGTTCAAACACCAG GTGGGAAGAAACGATCAATCCCGTTCAGACGCCAACGGATGCAGACAGATGAACTCCTCCCACCTAGTGGCCCCGCCCCTTCATCTGTGGCACAGCCAGTTGATCCATACATCGCTGACCTTTTGCAGGTGGCTGATGACAG GATCCAGGAGCTCCAGAATGAAGTGGCACAGCTGATGCTTGACCTGGAGAGAGCGCAGGCAGGAATCAAGCATCTCAATAATCAG GTGGAAGAGCGAGACAAAGAAATTGAACGTCTGAATCGAGCTCTTGATGGAGGTCGACCCAATGATGTCATTTCTCTGGAGGCTCAAAACATCAGCAATGAAAAGCTTATTGCTCATCTGAACCTACAG ATAGAATATCTGCAGGAGACAAACAGATCCCTGGAAGAGAAAGTTGAGGGACTGCAGCAGAGAAAGAAGACCGTTTCCAGTGAAGTTGCCGATCTGAGCGCTCGAAATCAAGAGCTGTGCCAGGAACTCACGCAAGTAGATCAGCTCGCCCAGCAGCTTGAGAAAGACAAAGAGATGGTTCTGGAGACTGCTGACATGGAGCTCCAAGAGGCCAAG aaagagattCAGCGTCAACTGCGGGAGATAAGGAACCTGGAGGAGGTCATCTCTACATTAAGACTG GATATGGCTGATGGAGATCATGAGAAAGACCGACTGAGAGATCAGCTCCTTGAACTTCAAGAACAGAATGAGAAGATGGAGGGACTCATGAACTTATTCAAAGAGGAGAAGAAGAGACTTCACGACAAAACCGAAAGGATGACACAGGCTG ATAAGGAGATGATTCTGGAATTGGAGCGAATGCGTGTAAAGCATGGGGTGTGTGGAAAGGATCCCTCTCCCTCCCGCCTGGACGCCTTTGTGAAAAGTTTAGAGGAGGAAAGGGATTATTACAGACAAGAAGTGGAGCGTTACCGCACTGTGAAGGACAGAGGGAACAAAAGCCCCACCCCTAGTCCAGGCAGGGGGAGGAGCCCAAGAGGTAGAAGCAGCTGGAATGCACAG AGAGATTTCGCAGATGCAGAGCTCTCACGTGCAGTAAAGGAGAGAGATGAGCTTCAGTCAGTGCTGCTGGGCTTTGAGAAACACATGGAGGACATCCAGACCCGAGTTAAACTACTGACTGCAGAGAGAGATCAGCTCAGCACTCAGTACCAGCAG GCTCAGGAGGAATTGAGACGTGTCTATATGGAGCTTGAGTCACCTGAACTCCAGAGCAGGACCAGAGACGACAGAACACAGACTGAACTCCAAAGAATTACtgcagagagagacagactcaGAGACAGACTCAAG GGTGCCCAGACTACAGCTCTGACAGACAGAGAACAAGAGGAGATCAGAATTCTTGAACTGGAGAACACCGTTCAGATG ctggaGCGAGAGAAGGCTGATCTGCGCACTCAAGTGTCTGTTTTTAAGGAGAATCGTGCTGCTTTTGAAAAAGAGCTGCAGGCTCGGTCTACAGTCATGGTACAGAATGCAGAGGAGGCGGTACAGCAAAGAGCTGAGAGCTGCGCACTGag attgCTACAGGAGCAGATGGAACAGTCTCTGTCAGATGTTCAGCACAGATTATCCGTGAAGACCAATGAACTACAAGCGGCCCACCAACAGATTGACAAACTAGAGGAGAAAATTG CTGAATTTAGTAGACATGGTTCGTCACAAAAGAATGAGGTTACAGCACTGCAGAACGCAATAGCATCACTAGACCGAGAAAAAGACACCCTGCAGGATGCAGTGGACCAGAAGACTGAAAGTATGGTACTGCTACAGGAGGAGAGTCATAGGAAG GAAAAGACTCTAGTCGAAGTCAGGTTAACCGTCACAGACTTGGAGAACTCTCTGGA TCAGCTGAAAGGGGTGCTAAACAGTCGCGAGCGGGAAATCGCCAGCCTCCGCAGACAGCTGGACCAGTCGCACGAGGAGCTGTCATCGATCAGTCGAGACCGAGAGGTCGCGTTGAGAGAAAACCGCAGATTACAGGAGGATCTGGCCACCATGACCCGAGAAAACCAG GCAGTGCATGCAGAGATGCAAGATGCTCTGAACGAGAGAGACGAACTGAAGCTTAGAGTTCACTCGTACATCTCAGAAGTGGCTCGGATAGAGAGCTTGATGGCTGCCAAG GAACAGGAAAACAGGGAGATGTTGAAACACTTCCGCTCCATCCACTCTGAATCACAGGACATTGAGTTGAAGTTACAGCAGGCTGAGGAATTAAACAAGTCCATCAGACTAGAGTTACTCTCGTCTgacacagaacgcagacacctGAGGGAAAGAGTCTCGCTGCAGGACAGAGAGATACAAGAG CACTTGAATGCTATGCAAGCATATGAATCTCAGGTGTCATCACTGGCACGGGCAATGTCTCATTTAGAAGAGGAAGTACAGACGGCTCAAGCTGAGAAAGCTTCAGTATTGGAAGATCTGGCTTCCATCAGGGAACTCTGTGTTAAGCTCGACTCCAGCAAAGCGGTCACGGCTTGCCAGCTAACTGCTAAAAGCATGGAGCTAGAAAGA GTGACGGGTGAACTGGAGGATGTGCGCTCGGAGGTGGAGGTTCTGAAAAAACAGCTGGTCAGTGAGAGGTTGACTGTTCGCAATCTGGAGGCCCTGCTGTCTACCAATCGGCAAAAGGAGTTCCAGACGCACCTAAGCGCCAGTGAAAAGGAGTCTGAGCTTAAAGTGCTGAAGGATCGCCTCACTCTTGCAGACAGCAAAAC GGCTGGTCATGCTCGAGAGGTTTCTCAGCTGCGTGGCAAAGTCTCTCAGCTGCAGACAGAGATGGATGTCCTTAAGAGACAGCTAACCACTGAGCGCTTTGAAAG AGAGAGAGCCGTGCAGGAGATGCGCAGACAAGGCTTGTCTTTCTCCTCTTTGCGTAGCTCGTCACCCCTCAGCACCTCCCTCAGTCCACGACCCGTTTCTCCTGAACGCTCCATCCTCCGCACACCAGAGCACTCCATAGACAAAATACCAGAAAA AAGTGTGAGCTTTAAGGATTAG